From a single Kitasatospora sp. NBC_00458 genomic region:
- the trpC gene encoding indole-3-glycerol phosphate synthase TrpC — protein MSVLDSIIEGVREDLAERQARVTLDELKELAAKAPDAKDGVAALKGDGVRVICEVKRSSPSKGALAAIADPAALAADYAAGGAAAISVLTEQRRFGGSLADLDAVRAAVDTPVLRKDFIVTAYQLWEARAHGADLALLIVAALDQPALVSLIERAESIGLTPLVEVHDEEEIARAVDAGARIIGVNARNLKTLEVDRNTFGNVVHAIPDGVVKVAESGVRGPLDVISYANLGADAVLVGESLVTGKDPRAAVADLVAAGAHPAIRHKD, from the coding sequence GTGAGTGTGCTCGACTCGATCATCGAAGGGGTCCGCGAGGACCTCGCCGAGCGGCAGGCCCGAGTGACGCTGGACGAGCTCAAGGAGCTCGCCGCCAAGGCCCCGGACGCCAAGGACGGCGTGGCCGCGCTCAAGGGCGACGGCGTACGGGTGATCTGCGAGGTCAAGCGCTCCAGCCCGTCCAAGGGCGCCCTGGCCGCGATCGCCGACCCGGCCGCGCTGGCCGCCGACTACGCCGCCGGCGGCGCCGCCGCGATCAGTGTGCTGACCGAGCAGCGCCGCTTCGGCGGCTCGCTCGCCGACCTGGACGCCGTCCGCGCCGCGGTCGACACCCCGGTGCTCCGCAAGGACTTCATCGTCACCGCGTACCAGCTCTGGGAGGCCCGCGCCCACGGCGCCGACCTCGCGCTGCTGATCGTCGCGGCCCTCGACCAGCCGGCCCTGGTGTCGCTGATCGAGCGCGCCGAGTCGATCGGCCTCACCCCGCTGGTCGAGGTGCACGACGAGGAGGAGATCGCCCGCGCGGTGGACGCCGGCGCCCGGATCATCGGCGTCAACGCCCGCAACCTCAAGACCCTTGAGGTGGACCGCAACACCTTCGGCAACGTCGTCCACGCCATCCCGGACGGCGTCGTCAAGGTCGCCGAGTCCGGTGTGCGCGGCCCGCTGGACGTGATCTCCTACGCCAACCTGGGCGCCGACGCGGTGCTGGTCGGCGAGTCCCTGGTGACCGGCAAGGACCCGCGCGCCGCCGTGGCCGACCTGGTCGCGGCCGGTGCCCACCCCGCGATCCGGCACAAGGACTGA
- the trpM gene encoding tryptophan biosynthesis modulator TrpM: protein MKIATRLAPGCRPRGCRAPARRVLGRRVRYVIGCEPGQVPGRRWRGTHG, encoded by the coding sequence ATGAAGATCGCCACCCGTCTCGCCCCCGGCTGCCGCCCGCGCGGCTGCCGCGCGCCCGCACGCCGGGTGCTGGGCAGGCGGGTGCGGTACGTCATCGGCTGCGAGCCCGGGCAGGTGCCGGGACGGCGATGGCGCGGGACGCACGGCTGA